The proteins below are encoded in one region of Neisseria bacilliformis:
- a CDS encoding class I SAM-dependent methyltransferase, with protein sequence MNHRHLPEPDPQALAASQKLEQIIQNEIKASSAPIPFSRFMELALYAPQYGYYTGGAHKIGAAGDFVTAPALTPLFGQTLARQIGELLPQTAGGICEFGAGTGELAATLLDSLRGTALDAYFIIEVSPELAERQRAHIAARVPDMAHKVRHLAALPAAFDGIIIGNEVLDAMPCELVRREGGRFWRICVGTENGAFVQIPRSLADPQLLRLAQQYFPDTEPYTAELHPVQYAFVRTLADHLQRGAIILIDYGFDAAQYYHPQRHMGTLIGHYRHHTVHDPFFRVGLTDLTAHVNFTDTAQAGTDGGLDLIGYTTQADFLLNLGITELAGNGLPHDSPAYIQTASALHKLLMPHEMGELFKVITFGRNIDADWQGFAHGDICHKL encoded by the coding sequence ATGAACCATCGACACCTGCCCGAACCCGACCCGCAAGCCCTGGCCGCATCGCAAAAATTAGAGCAAATAATCCAAAACGAAATCAAAGCCTCATCCGCGCCCATCCCCTTTTCCCGCTTTATGGAACTCGCCCTCTACGCGCCGCAATACGGCTACTACACCGGCGGCGCGCACAAAATCGGCGCGGCGGGCGACTTCGTTACCGCCCCTGCCCTCACCCCCCTGTTCGGCCAAACCCTTGCCCGCCAAATCGGCGAACTGCTGCCGCAAACCGCCGGCGGCATCTGCGAATTCGGCGCGGGCACGGGCGAATTGGCCGCCACCCTGCTCGACAGCCTGCGCGGCACGGCACTGGATGCCTACTTCATCATCGAAGTTTCCCCCGAACTGGCCGAACGCCAGCGCGCCCATATCGCCGCACGCGTTCCCGACATGGCGCACAAAGTCCGCCACCTCGCCGCCCTGCCCGCCGCGTTCGACGGCATCATTATCGGCAACGAAGTGCTAGACGCCATGCCCTGCGAACTCGTCCGGCGCGAAGGCGGACGCTTCTGGCGCATCTGCGTCGGCACGGAAAACGGAGCGTTCGTCCAAATCCCCCGCTCTCTGGCCGACCCGCAGCTGCTGCGCCTCGCGCAACAGTATTTCCCCGACACCGAGCCTTACACCGCCGAACTGCACCCCGTCCAATACGCCTTCGTCCGCACCCTGGCCGACCACCTGCAACGCGGCGCAATCATCCTCATCGACTACGGATTCGACGCGGCGCAGTACTACCACCCGCAGCGGCATATGGGTACGCTTATCGGCCACTACCGCCACCACACCGTCCACGACCCGTTTTTCCGCGTCGGCCTCACCGACCTCACCGCCCACGTCAACTTCACCGACACCGCCCAAGCCGGCACCGACGGCGGCCTCGACCTTATCGGCTACACCACGCAGGCCGATTTCCTGCTCAACCTCGGCATCACCGAACTGGCCGGCAACGGCCTGCCGCACGACTCCCCCGCCTATATTCAGACGGCCTCCGCCCTGCACAAACTGCTGATGCCGCACGAAATGGGCGAGCTGTTCAAAGTCATCACCTTCGGCCGCAACATCGACGCCGACTGGCAGGGCTTCGCGCACGGCGACATCTGCCACAAGCTGTAA
- a CDS encoding division/cell wall cluster transcriptional repressor MraZ: MFGGIHDLNIDSKGRLAVPAKFRDLLLRKYTPALVATLESRERLLLYPESVWEQEAQRLMAANVAGNAKLSAWRDLLLNNAEVMEMDAAGRILLPAGLRRKVMLDKEVSLTGRVNRLELWDREKFHAKDDAALDIDPEELDFELGQIGFQL, translated from the coding sequence ATGTTCGGCGGCATTCATGATTTAAATATCGACAGCAAAGGGCGGTTGGCGGTTCCTGCCAAGTTCCGCGACTTGCTGCTGCGCAAATACACGCCCGCGCTGGTGGCGACGCTGGAAAGCCGCGAACGCCTGCTGCTGTATCCCGAAAGCGTGTGGGAGCAGGAGGCGCAGCGGCTGATGGCGGCGAATGTGGCGGGCAACGCCAAATTGTCGGCATGGCGCGATCTGCTGCTGAACAATGCCGAAGTGATGGAAATGGACGCGGCGGGCAGGATTCTGCTTCCGGCTGGTTTGCGCCGCAAGGTGATGTTGGACAAGGAAGTTTCTTTGACCGGCAGGGTCAACCGCCTCGAATTGTGGGACAGGGAGAAATTCCACGCCAAAGACGATGCCGCCTTGGACATCGATCCCGAAGAGTTGGATTTCGAGCTCGGCCAGATTGGTTTCCAATTATGA
- the rsmH gene encoding 16S rRNA (cytosine(1402)-N(4))-methyltransferase RsmH, with product MSSEAFSHVSVLLHEAVDALAVVSDGVYVDGTFGRGGHSRLILSHLGANGRLVVFDKDPQAVAAARELAAQDGRVSVVHDGFSCFQTALDALNVGQIDGALFDLGISSPQIDDGSRGFSFRFDAPLDMRMDTTRGMSAAEWLAAADEDEICEVIRNYGEERFARQIARAIVAQRGTNPIDTTGKLAQVAAQNVRTRERGQDPATRTFQAVRIFINRELEEIAAALPQAAGRLKSGGRLAVISFHSLEDRIVKQFFRRHSEHEPLPRWAMVREADLPQPPLALVGKAVKASAAEVAANPRARSAVLRVARRTDGVFP from the coding sequence ATGAGCAGCGAAGCGTTTTCCCATGTAAGCGTGCTGCTGCACGAGGCTGTGGACGCGCTGGCGGTGGTGTCGGACGGCGTTTATGTGGACGGCACGTTCGGACGCGGCGGCCATTCCCGCCTGATTTTGTCCCACCTCGGCGCAAACGGCCGTTTGGTGGTGTTCGACAAAGACCCGCAGGCGGTGGCGGCGGCGCGGGAGTTGGCGGCGCAGGATGGCAGGGTGTCTGTGGTGCACGATGGTTTTTCCTGTTTTCAGACGGCCTTAGATGCTTTGAATGTCGGCCAGATAGACGGCGCATTGTTCGATTTGGGCATTTCCTCGCCGCAGATAGACGATGGCTCGCGCGGATTCAGTTTCCGCTTCGACGCGCCCCTGGATATGCGGATGGATACGACGCGGGGCATGTCGGCGGCCGAATGGCTGGCTGCGGCGGATGAAGACGAAATCTGCGAGGTAATCAGAAATTATGGTGAAGAGCGGTTTGCCCGCCAGATTGCGCGCGCCATTGTCGCGCAGCGCGGCACGAATCCCATCGATACAACCGGCAAGTTGGCGCAGGTCGCGGCGCAAAACGTCCGTACTCGCGAGCGCGGACAAGACCCGGCGACGCGGACGTTTCAGGCCGTTCGGATTTTCATCAACCGCGAGCTTGAAGAAATAGCGGCCGCGCTGCCGCAGGCGGCAGGCCGTCTGAAAAGCGGCGGCAGGCTGGCCGTCATCTCCTTTCATTCTTTGGAAGACCGCATCGTCAAACAGTTTTTCAGACGGCATTCCGAACATGAGCCGCTGCCCAGATGGGCGATGGTGCGCGAGGCCGATCTGCCGCAGCCGCCGCTGGCACTTGTCGGCAAAGCAGTCAAGGCTTCGGCGGCGGAAGTGGCGGCCAACCCCCGCGCCCGTTCGGCGGTGCTGCGCGTGGCGCGGCGCACGGACGGCGTTTTCCCGTAG
- the ftsL gene encoding cell division protein FtsL, producing MNYINIVLLVLALGSGFAVVTQQNEARQRHIKLTEAEKQQRELEQEYSRLQLKQAELSNHQLIKKAAEKGRLAPPEAADTRVVETE from the coding sequence ATGAACTATATCAATATTGTATTGCTGGTGCTGGCACTCGGTTCGGGATTCGCGGTGGTAACGCAGCAGAACGAGGCGCGGCAGCGGCACATCAAACTGACGGAAGCGGAAAAGCAGCAGAGAGAGCTGGAACAGGAATATTCCCGCCTGCAACTGAAACAGGCCGAGTTGTCCAACCACCAGCTGATTAAAAAAGCCGCAGAAAAAGGCCGGCTGGCTCCGCCCGAGGCGGCCGACACCCGGGTGGTGGAAACAGAATAA